The Candidatus Thermoplasmatota archaeon genome contains a region encoding:
- the cas4 gene encoding CRISPR-associated protein Cas4, with product MEFISAGELEKYAYCPLSWWLARKGIAGKGKELKEGIDEHKELERGLSVIKEEEEKLFTSEFMIAILATSASILSIVGVGIYISQMVVASIIAMVIAAIWLVASAFFLFVALKSAKLLMSSREVAAIPSGTIEYIADEYSPNLVSNKHKLIGKPDYVIRINDGYVPVEFKAGRVPRGPLFSHIIQLVAYSLITEERYGKVAYGMLVYGKNQYKISISDELRETALKKANGMREALRTGIVHRDHKKVSKCRNCSRRSYCSEKLV from the coding sequence ATGGAGTTTATTTCTGCAGGCGAACTTGAAAAATATGCCTATTGCCCTCTAAGCTGGTGGCTGGCAAGAAAGGGCATTGCTGGCAAAGGTAAAGAGCTTAAAGAAGGTATTGACGAACATAAAGAACTGGAGAGAGGTCTCTCAGTTATTAAAGAGGAAGAGGAAAAGCTCTTCACAAGCGAATTTATGATTGCCATTCTTGCAACGAGCGCATCTATTTTGAGCATTGTTGGGGTAGGTATTTACATCTCGCAGATGGTAGTAGCGAGTATTATTGCAATGGTAATTGCCGCAATCTGGCTTGTAGCTAGTGCTTTCTTCCTTTTTGTAGCTTTAAAATCGGCTAAACTTTTAATGAGCAGCAGAGAGGTTGCAGCTATACCCTCAGGTACAATTGAATATATAGCTGATGAGTATTCTCCTAATTTAGTAAGTAATAAGCACAAACTCATAGGCAAGCCAGACTATGTGATTAGAATTAACGACGGTTACGTCCCTGTAGAGTTCAAGGCAGGTAGAGTACCAAGAGGCCCTTTATTCTCGCATATAATTCAACTAGTTGCTTATTCATTAATTACAGAAGAAAGATACGGTAAAGTAGCTTACGGAATGCTAGTATATGGTAAGAACCAATATAAAATCAGTATTAGTGACGAGCTCAGAGAAACTGCACTCAAAAAGGCAAACGGAATGCGCGAAGCTCTAAGGACAGGAATAGTTCATAGAGACCATAAAAAAGTTAGTAAATGCAGGAATTGCTCCAGAAGAAGTTACTGCAGCGAAAAGTTAGTCTGA
- a CDS encoding dCTP deaminase — protein sequence MILTDREIVEALVRKELSIEPFNRNNLTPNGYDLTIAEILVLDKNLSIKEGSIKISAKTWFVLSTKEYLKLRSLCAQLWLRTTFARKGIIGSFGKVDAGFEGNLTLSAFNASDKEVEINIGDRFAQIVFERLKAPELLYPLRSGNYFKQRGIKLAP from the coding sequence ATGATACTTACAGATAGAGAAATAGTAGAAGCTTTAGTTAGAAAAGAGCTATCAATAGAGCCTTTTAACCGCAATAATCTAACTCCAAACGGCTACGATCTAACGATTGCAGAAATATTAGTTCTTGATAAAAATTTAAGTATTAAAGAAGGCTCAATAAAAATTTCGGCAAAGACTTGGTTCGTTCTTAGCACAAAAGAATATCTTAAGCTCCGAAGCTTGTGCGCTCAGCTATGGCTTAGAACTACATTTGCAAGGAAAGGTATTATAGGCTCTTTCGGTAAAGTAGATGCTGGGTTTGAAGGTAATTTAACGCTTTCTGCATTTAACGCAAGTGATAAAGAGGTTGAAATAAATATTGGTGATAGGTTTGCGCAGATAGTATTTGAAAGACTAAAAGCTCCTGAACTTTTATATCCTTTACGCTCAGGAAACTATTTCAAGCAGCGCGGAATAAAGCTGGCGCCTTGA
- a CDS encoding flavodoxin family protein — MKALIVYHSRTGNTKKVADAVAEGLRNKNLDVILKSVNEVRNQDFVDAKIIGLGSPTYFRTVSAELKKVIDDSIEVYGKLKGKKGFALATSGTKQDGEKCLNTLFEVLDCHGIKVIDKILVIGKPSKKDLERCIEFGKALVSKL, encoded by the coding sequence ATGAAAGCTCTTATAGTTTATCATTCAAGAACCGGCAACACAAAGAAGGTAGCTGATGCAGTTGCAGAAGGTTTGCGAAATAAAAATTTAGATGTAATTTTAAAATCTGTAAATGAGGTAAGGAACCAAGATTTTGTCGATGCTAAAATTATTGGGTTAGGCTCGCCAACTTATTTCAGAACTGTTAGTGCAGAACTGAAGAAAGTAATTGATGACAGTATTGAGGTCTACGGTAAACTAAAGGGCAAAAAAGGTTTTGCACTTGCTACTTCTGGCACAAAACAGGACGGCGAAAAATGTCTTAATACACTTTTTGAAGTTTTAGATTGCCATGGTATAAAGGTAATCGATAAAATATTAGTTATAGGTAAGCCGAGCAAAAAAGATTTAGAAAGATGCATTGAGTTTGGTAAGGCATTAGTTTCTAAACTATGA
- a CDS encoding cyclophilin-like fold protein produces MGIKGGMARIKFIIEDKEIVAELIDRNPKTAKLICEKLPLESNVNTWGDEIYFGAPLKIAEEKAQEEVEVGDVAYWVEGRCICIFFGATPISKSGKPLAYSPVNVFAKVVSGLELLKTVVPGSVIKVEKC; encoded by the coding sequence ATGGGAATAAAAGGTGGCATGGCTAGAATAAAATTTATAATTGAAGACAAGGAAATAGTGGCAGAGCTTATTGATAGAAACCCTAAAACAGCTAAGCTGATTTGCGAAAAGCTCCCTCTCGAAAGTAATGTGAATACATGGGGTGATGAAATTTATTTTGGAGCGCCTTTGAAAATAGCAGAAGAGAAAGCTCAAGAAGAAGTTGAGGTTGGCGACGTTGCCTACTGGGTAGAGGGTCGTTGTATATGCATATTTTTCGGCGCCACACCTATCTCTAAGAGCGGCAAGCCTTTAGCTTATTCGCCAGTAAATGTATTTGCAAAAGTAGTAAGCGGTCTAGAATTATTAAAGACCGTTGTTCCAGGCAGTGTGATAAAAGTTGAAAAATGCTAG
- the eif1A gene encoding translation initiation factor eIF-1A, with product MKRRMAEVEEAEELGKLQLPKKGELFAIADRLFGGSRIKVICSDGKSRLARIPGKLKKKLWVRAGDLVIIKPWEFQNEKADIVWRYTRTQAVHLSKKGMLPKDLDIFSY from the coding sequence ATGAAAAGGAGAATGGCTGAGGTTGAAGAAGCTGAAGAGCTGGGAAAACTACAACTGCCTAAAAAAGGGGAGCTTTTTGCAATAGCGGACCGACTGTTTGGAGGTAGCAGAATCAAAGTTATATGCTCTGACGGTAAGTCAAGACTTGCTAGGATACCTGGCAAGCTTAAAAAGAAGCTTTGGGTAAGGGCTGGCGATTTGGTAATAATAAAGCCTTGGGAATTTCAAAACGAGAAGGCTGATATTGTATGGCGCTATACTAGAACTCAAGCAGTCCATTTAAGCAAGAAAGGAATGCTGCCTAAAGATTTAGATATATTCAGTTACTAA
- a CDS encoding serine protein kinase RIO produces the protein MAVDELVKVKRRIKTGEDRKVEAEVFDKQTLFALTKLISDRIVDEVEFPIATGKESNVFRARQAKNFLALKIYCTTTSIFKDLSKYVIGDPRFAGIKKKNLVFVWARKEYKNLQALSEIYVRVPAPITCRGNVLVMEYIGTERRPAPMLKDVKLKRPMKLFNALVGYLKKAYNDANLVHGDFSEYNVLIEGNERPVIIDVGQAVVREHPLAEELLVRDVANIVSYFRKLGVNAEVNDIVKAIKNAGLKNT, from the coding sequence ATGGCAGTAGATGAGCTTGTAAAAGTCAAGCGCAGAATAAAGACTGGAGAGGATAGAAAAGTAGAAGCTGAAGTTTTCGATAAGCAAACTTTGTTTGCTTTGACGAAATTAATTTCAGATAGGATAGTTGACGAAGTGGAATTTCCTATAGCTACAGGCAAGGAGTCAAACGTTTTCAGGGCTAGGCAAGCAAAAAATTTTCTTGCCCTTAAAATTTACTGTACTACTACAAGTATATTTAAAGATTTGAGTAAGTACGTTATAGGCGACCCTAGATTTGCAGGTATTAAAAAAAAGAACCTCGTATTTGTATGGGCTAGAAAAGAGTATAAAAACTTACAAGCGCTCAGCGAAATTTACGTTCGTGTGCCTGCACCAATTACATGCAGAGGCAATGTGCTGGTTATGGAATATATAGGCACTGAGCGAAGACCTGCACCAATGCTGAAAGATGTAAAGTTAAAAAGACCAATGAAGTTATTCAACGCGTTAGTTGGATATTTAAAGAAAGCCTATAACGATGCGAATCTAGTGCATGGCGATTTTAGCGAATACAACGTTTTAATTGAAGGTAACGAAAGACCTGTGATAATAGATGTAGGTCAAGCTGTGGTTAGGGAGCATCCTTTAGCGGAGGAGCTACTAGTAAGAGATGTTGCTAATATTGTGAGTTATTTTAGGAAGTTAGGAGTTAATGCAGAGGTAAATGATATAGTAAAGGCTATAAAAAATGCAGGCCTTAAAAATACCTAA
- a CDS encoding KH domain-containing protein, whose product MQALKIPKDRIAVVIGKEGGTKKELELKMNAKLNIDSETGEVEIIMNEPYEALQELRAVDIIRAIGRGFSPEKALNLLNENFYFEVIDIKEYAGKSQKHIARLKSRVIGSEGKTRKLIEELTGAYISVYGSAVSVIAELETLNTAKKAIDMLLSGCEHSTVYRYLERARSLA is encoded by the coding sequence ATGCAGGCCTTAAAAATACCTAAAGATAGAATTGCTGTGGTGATAGGCAAGGAAGGCGGTACTAAGAAAGAGTTAGAGTTAAAAATGAATGCTAAACTCAATATAGATTCTGAAACTGGCGAAGTTGAAATAATTATGAATGAGCCTTATGAAGCGCTTCAAGAGCTTAGAGCTGTAGATATAATAAGAGCCATAGGAAGAGGTTTTTCACCTGAAAAGGCTCTTAATTTATTAAACGAAAATTTTTATTTTGAAGTTATTGATATAAAAGAGTACGCAGGGAAATCGCAGAAACATATTGCAAGATTGAAGTCGAGAGTAATTGGTAGTGAAGGAAAGACCAGAAAACTAATTGAAGAGCTTACCGGCGCTTATATCTCTGTCTACGGCTCTGCAGTAAGTGTTATAGCAGAACTTGAAACTTTGAATACTGCTAAAAAAGCTATAGATATGCTTTTATCTGGCTGCGAGCATTCCACCGTTTATAGATATTTAGAAAGAGCTAGGTCGTTAGCATGA
- a CDS encoding adenylate kinase produces the protein MRVIILGAPGSGKGTQAKLLERNYKLTHLPAGDLLRAEIANKTALGMKIENYVNKGKLAPDKIVIKIMKSAIEKHSNFVLDGFPRNLAQAKALEKICDIDLAINIEVDDTTAVRRLSNRRICAQCNAVFHLELNPPKRNNVCDFCSSKLVQRIDDKEEVIKERLKVYEKETSPLIEYYRSKETLKVVDGNKSIEEVFECLEKCIKESGFKIKD, from the coding sequence ATGAGAGTTATTATTTTAGGCGCGCCAGGCTCTGGCAAAGGCACTCAAGCTAAACTTTTAGAGAGGAATTACAAACTAACTCATTTACCGGCTGGCGATTTGCTAAGAGCTGAGATTGCTAATAAAACTGCACTTGGTATGAAAATAGAAAATTATGTAAATAAAGGCAAATTAGCACCTGATAAAATTGTAATTAAAATCATGAAGAGCGCAATTGAAAAGCATAGCAATTTCGTACTTGACGGCTTCCCTAGAAATTTAGCTCAAGCTAAAGCGCTCGAAAAAATATGTGATATAGACTTGGCAATAAATATTGAGGTTGATGACACTACTGCAGTCAGAAGGCTGTCGAATAGGAGAATATGTGCACAGTGTAATGCTGTCTTTCATTTGGAACTAAATCCTCCCAAGCGCAATAACGTATGCGATTTTTGTAGCTCTAAATTAGTGCAAAGAATTGATGATAAAGAAGAAGTTATAAAAGAAAGGTTAAAAGTATATGAGAAAGAGACCTCGCCGTTAATAGAATACTACCGTAGCAAGGAAACACTGAAAGTTGTAGATGGGAATAAAAGTATTGAAGAGGTTTTTGAGTGTCTGGAAAAGTGCATTAAAGAGTCGGGATTTAAAATAAAAGACTGA
- a CDS encoding glycosyltransferase: MDISVVVITRNAEKYIASLLDGLLAQSKMPCEIIIVDAESKDRTSELVKSYAEKYDFIKFYIKSGSRAGGRNFGASIAKGDAIAFIDADCSPDSAWLLELDKSFAQSTDAVAGKTIKIGTRSFTDLPRVKIYHSGVDITYPACNLAYRKEVFDEVNGFDEWFKEAEELDLNYRIIDAGFKFTYNENAIVHHHGRETLTGFLKQSFWYGFGRKELTLKHGSLWKKYNLIDAVKIKRSEGENIWKLIRLGIGFLGYLYCKIVGKRPEVKEKLRRAKISERE; the protein is encoded by the coding sequence ATGGATATAAGCGTTGTGGTTATAACTAGGAATGCAGAAAAATACATAGCGAGCTTGCTTGATGGACTATTAGCGCAGTCAAAAATGCCTTGCGAAATAATAATAGTAGACGCAGAAAGCAAAGATAGAACTTCAGAGCTTGTAAAAAGCTATGCTGAGAAGTACGATTTTATTAAATTCTACATAAAGTCTGGTAGTAGAGCTGGGGGCAGGAATTTTGGCGCTAGTATTGCTAAAGGAGATGCAATTGCATTTATAGATGCAGATTGCTCTCCAGACAGCGCTTGGCTACTTGAATTAGACAAATCTTTTGCTCAAAGCACTGATGCAGTTGCAGGTAAAACTATCAAGATCGGTACCAGAAGCTTTACAGATTTGCCGAGAGTTAAAATTTATCATAGCGGTGTAGATATAACCTATCCTGCTTGCAATTTAGCTTACAGAAAAGAAGTATTTGACGAAGTTAACGGCTTTGACGAGTGGTTTAAGGAAGCTGAGGAATTAGATTTGAACTATAGAATAATAGATGCAGGCTTCAAATTCACTTATAACGAAAACGCAATTGTGCATCATCATGGAAGAGAGACACTAACAGGCTTTCTAAAGCAGTCTTTTTGGTATGGCTTTGGTAGAAAAGAGCTAACTCTCAAGCACGGCAGTTTGTGGAAAAAATATAATTTAATAGATGCTGTAAAAATCAAGCGAAGCGAAGGCGAAAATATCTGGAAGCTTATAAGACTAGGAATTGGTTTCTTAGGCTATCTTTATTGTAAAATTGTTGGTAAAAGACCAGAGGTTAAAGAGAAGCTAAGGAGAGCTAAAATAAGTGAAAGGGAATGA
- a CDS encoding DUF835 domain-containing protein gives MNPYAIPSLIGFSILVGIGIYVLYKNPKNKINRVFSLGVLAGVIAIFGEFMKRISTSDELALFWGKVEIFGCILIPPAFLHFTYVFPKTRIKKERFLFVVYLPILILLPLLTTDLLVKGTHIYYAGYGIAWGPLLPFLSAYLILLCCYGFGNLGKSYIYSDSQIERVQIKFVTIGIAIVGVATLSTSVMPSILSILLAREIEIYPLSSSAGVVTAGFVAYAIVKYKLFVITPTAENYIEIPKYELRPRYSYLVEEEKATKSFEIFADQVTHGIEGLCISRKHPELIKERYGLDKVPKIWLTAEIADDSLKPTDLALLTLTIRDFIDKTENGVVLLDGIDYLLLNNSFESVVKTLNSINDSIMRSKSRLILSINPAEFSAKQFALLSKNLEKIET, from the coding sequence ATGAACCCCTATGCGATACCGTCGCTTATCGGATTTAGCATTCTAGTAGGTATAGGGATATATGTTTTATACAAAAATCCCAAAAATAAGATAAATAGGGTGTTTTCTCTTGGTGTTTTGGCCGGTGTGATTGCGATTTTCGGTGAATTCATGAAAAGAATTTCTACGAGTGATGAACTGGCATTATTTTGGGGCAAAGTTGAAATTTTTGGATGCATACTAATACCCCCTGCCTTTCTTCATTTCACTTACGTTTTTCCTAAAACAAGAATTAAAAAAGAACGCTTTCTTTTTGTTGTTTACCTGCCTATTCTCATTCTTTTGCCGCTATTAACTACAGATCTACTGGTTAAAGGCACTCATATATACTATGCTGGATACGGGATAGCTTGGGGACCGCTGCTCCCTTTTCTCTCTGCCTATCTAATACTTTTATGTTGTTATGGATTTGGCAATTTAGGAAAGAGCTATATTTACTCTGATTCACAAATCGAGCGAGTACAGATTAAGTTTGTGACTATAGGGATAGCTATCGTTGGTGTCGCAACCCTATCAACATCAGTTATGCCATCCATCCTAAGTATCCTTTTGGCTAGGGAGATTGAGATATATCCGTTAAGTAGCAGTGCCGGTGTAGTGACTGCAGGGTTCGTCGCATACGCTATCGTAAAATACAAATTATTTGTTATCACACCTACCGCCGAGAATTATATAGAAATACCCAAGTACGAATTAAGGCCTAGATATAGTTATCTCGTAGAAGAAGAAAAAGCAACCAAAAGTTTTGAAATATTTGCAGATCAAGTTACCCATGGAATAGAAGGTCTCTGCATATCAAGGAAACATCCAGAGCTTATCAAAGAGAGGTACGGTCTTGATAAGGTACCAAAAATATGGCTCACAGCAGAAATTGCTGACGATAGCCTCAAACCAACAGACCTAGCTCTACTAACACTAACAATAAGAGATTTTATAGATAAAACTGAAAATGGCGTGGTCCTTCTGGATGGAATTGACTATCTTTTGTTAAATAACAGTTTTGAGAGCGTAGTTAAAACTCTTAACAGCATAAACGATTCGATTATGAGAAGTAAGAGTAGATTAATCTTATCAATCAATCCAGCTGAATTCTCTGCTAAGCAGTTTGCGCTGCTTTCAAAGAATTTAGAGAAAATCGAGACTTGA
- a CDS encoding ATPase domain-containing protein, with amino-acid sequence MTENIERMRTYIRGLDEKLSGGIPKNFIILVSGTHGTMKTSLCFNILYNLGVKENIKSLYLSFEQERNSLFQQMVSLGMNAEEIEKHILVVDIGVLRKLLKEANKPVNKAGWIELVLTHIQTVKDTDKIEVVVLDSLNAFGAFPKEPLTRDDTYHFFARLRNISATVFLISEMTMGSNVFEIFGGEPYLCDGIIHLDLRREKMALKLMLGIIKMRATEISRVYTPLVYDKKGFTVIPE; translated from the coding sequence ATGACTGAGAATATAGAAAGAATGAGAACGTACATTAGAGGTTTAGATGAAAAACTCTCTGGAGGTATACCAAAAAACTTTATAATACTTGTATCAGGCACTCACGGTACAATGAAAACTTCTCTTTGTTTTAATATACTCTATAACCTTGGCGTGAAAGAAAACATTAAAAGTCTTTATCTATCTTTTGAGCAAGAGAGAAATTCGCTATTCCAACAGATGGTATCTTTAGGCATGAATGCGGAAGAGATAGAGAAACATATACTGGTAGTAGATATAGGCGTACTTCGAAAATTGCTGAAGGAAGCTAATAAACCAGTTAATAAAGCCGGATGGATAGAGCTTGTGCTAACCCATATTCAAACGGTTAAAGACACAGATAAAATCGAAGTAGTGGTTTTAGATTCTTTAAATGCGTTCGGAGCATTCCCAAAAGAACCACTTACAAGAGATGACACGTACCATTTTTTTGCTAGACTTAGAAATATCAGTGCCACTGTATTTCTAATCTCGGAAATGACCATGGGATCTAATGTTTTTGAGATATTTGGTGGAGAACCATATCTATGTGATGGTATAATACATCTAGACCTCCGCCGCGAGAAAATGGCTCTTAAACTAATGCTTGGGATAATAAAAATGAGAGCTACAGAAATTTCAAGGGTATATACTCCTTTAGTTTATGATAAAAAAGGTTTTACGGTAATACCTGAGTAA
- a CDS encoding DUF835 domain-containing protein, which yields MLLFLLDHIDEQLHLPAKGAPPRFFSPTGMLDLINISRPLLLQARKDLVRDGLIEERRYYVPETGRFRDFYFLTREGIAKAEELQEEIGKRKVKVRERDELRELKISELLGYLKKTAKKPIEPGRSYLVKGEKPDMAYEVFKRLLEERYEGVVISDHSPRKIREKYGLRAESFWLSEVEGENILKPDRLDFEIMATISNFLKENDKPVIMLEGFEYLSQVNGFDQCLKWVKTTTDIVAKNDGILILPINPVVFSEKEISLLTQTIEVYEPGKIAPVEINYTNIIKNITPEGFIDLRTILEPKRFIDYSERRPEVRYFFGREKELKALYEFLKSRSKVLCIKGIAGIGKSVLASKFIESIEMNVFWHRFYEFTTLRNLFSKFSEFLVKLERTKLRNCLDREKFDLEELLAVLGEEIKGTLSLLVFDDIQKANQDIINFLSSFKDLVEDSKIIVIGRTIPSFYDRRDVVIKKIVTELTLGGLDRDDSYKLLAKRGVKKEEHERLYKLTGGHPLSLELVTAETREEMGKFFREEILKRLDVGERKALELASVFRCPFDAKAMLDADIEPDIIDSLVEKSLFDRYIDAYSLHEVIKMVVYKTLSHPQKMSYHRAAGMYYKEKREDQAKIEAIFHFLKAKDYESALNLVFREAPDLISKKYWEECRDILKEFDEAFIDKMDWSKLLLLKGDVSAMLETWEKALSYYSASLEIYEKLGDRLKVAELHKKIASVEKQRGKWYEAMKNYMKSLHASNRATVPELTKLQKSLQIFYWERDKEKLPEYVLALPSIKKYKDPWVLAFTFIELGNTYRERGEGDKALEYYEKSLKVLEKVENASELARAYKGMGDVYLKKLDLNRAIDCFEKCRRYAERIGNKFLTGRSLLSLGEIHLKKGDRDRAKEYLDKSLAVLKRIDDKLGIQAVNKLYREIGNSVTQVLP from the coding sequence ATGCTGCTTTTCCTTCTCGACCATATAGATGAACAACTTCATCTGCCTGCTAAAGGTGCACCTCCACGCTTTTTCTCACCTACAGGGATGCTTGATCTTATAAACATCTCCCGTCCACTGCTTCTCCAGGCGCGGAAAGACCTTGTCAGAGATGGTTTGATCGAAGAGAGAAGATATTACGTCCCAGAAACAGGAAGATTTCGTGATTTCTATTTCCTCACCCGGGAGGGCATAGCAAAGGCAGAAGAGTTGCAGGAAGAAATTGGTAAAAGGAAGGTAAAGGTTAGGGAGAGAGATGAACTCAGGGAGCTGAAAATTTCTGAGCTGCTTGGTTATTTGAAGAAAACAGCCAAAAAGCCTATAGAGCCAGGTCGCTCCTACCTAGTGAAAGGTGAGAAACCAGATATGGCATACGAAGTCTTTAAAAGGCTGTTGGAAGAAAGGTATGAGGGGGTAGTTATTTCAGATCATTCACCAAGAAAAATAAGGGAGAAGTATGGTCTGAGAGCTGAGTCGTTCTGGCTTTCAGAAGTAGAAGGTGAAAATATTCTTAAGCCTGATAGGCTGGACTTCGAAATCATGGCAACTATTTCTAACTTCTTAAAGGAAAATGACAAACCTGTGATAATGTTAGAGGGATTTGAGTACCTATCGCAAGTGAATGGTTTTGATCAGTGTTTGAAATGGGTAAAAACTACAACAGATATCGTAGCGAAGAACGATGGGATATTAATCCTACCAATAAATCCGGTGGTCTTCTCTGAAAAGGAAATATCGCTGCTCACACAAACTATAGAGGTTTATGAACCCGGGAAGATAGCACCTGTAGAAATAAATTATACAAACATCATCAAGAACATCACCCCAGAAGGTTTTATTGACCTTAGAACAATACTCGAGCCAAAAAGATTTATCGATTATTCAGAAAGAAGACCTGAAGTTAGATATTTCTTTGGTAGGGAAAAGGAGTTAAAGGCTCTATATGAATTTCTAAAATCAAGATCAAAGGTACTTTGTATAAAAGGTATTGCAGGTATAGGGAAATCAGTATTAGCCTCAAAGTTTATAGAAAGCATTGAGATGAATGTGTTTTGGCATAGATTCTATGAGTTCACTACACTTCGTAATTTGTTTAGTAAGTTCTCAGAGTTTCTGGTTAAATTAGAACGAACTAAATTGAGAAACTGTCTTGATAGAGAGAAGTTTGATTTGGAAGAGCTATTAGCAGTTTTGGGAGAAGAAATAAAAGGCACGCTCTCTCTACTAGTGTTTGACGATATACAAAAAGCAAACCAGGATATTATAAATTTTCTTAGCTCTTTTAAAGATTTGGTAGAGGATAGTAAAATTATTGTGATTGGGAGAACAATTCCTTCATTTTACGATAGAAGAGATGTGGTTATAAAGAAGATTGTAACCGAACTTACATTGGGTGGGTTAGATAGAGACGATAGCTACAAATTGCTAGCTAAACGTGGAGTTAAAAAGGAGGAACACGAAAGACTTTATAAACTAACTGGCGGTCATCCTCTTTCGCTCGAGCTGGTAACGGCAGAGACAAGAGAAGAGATGGGAAAGTTTTTCAGAGAAGAGATACTCAAAAGGCTTGACGTAGGTGAAAGAAAAGCGTTAGAGCTTGCATCAGTATTCAGATGTCCATTCGATGCTAAGGCGATGCTTGACGCGGATATCGAGCCCGATATTATTGATAGTTTAGTTGAGAAATCATTATTTGATAGATATATCGATGCCTACAGCTTGCACGAGGTAATAAAAATGGTAGTATACAAAACACTCTCACATCCTCAAAAGATGAGTTATCATAGAGCCGCTGGTATGTATTATAAAGAAAAGAGGGAAGACCAAGCCAAAATAGAAGCTATATTTCATTTTCTTAAAGCAAAAGATTATGAAAGCGCTTTAAACCTTGTATTTAGAGAGGCCCCAGATTTAATCTCTAAAAAATATTGGGAAGAGTGTAGAGATATTCTTAAAGAGTTTGATGAAGCATTTATTGACAAGATGGACTGGAGCAAACTTTTGTTACTTAAAGGGGACGTTTCCGCAATGCTTGAAACTTGGGAGAAAGCCCTAAGCTATTATTCCGCATCATTAGAGATTTATGAAAAACTTGGGGATAGGTTAAAAGTTGCAGAGTTGCATAAAAAGATCGCGAGTGTAGAGAAGCAGAGAGGTAAATGGTACGAGGCAATGAAGAATTATATGAAGAGTTTGCATGCATCAAACCGCGCTACCGTGCCCGAGCTCACTAAATTGCAAAAAAGTCTTCAGATTTTTTATTGGGAAAGGGACAAAGAAAAACTACCAGAATATGTTCTGGCATTGCCCAGTATAAAAAAATATAAAGATCCATGGGTATTAGCTTTTACTTTTATAGAGCTTGGCAATACTTACAGGGAGCGAGGAGAGGGTGATAAAGCGCTCGAGTATTATGAGAAAAGCTTAAAAGTGCTGGAAAAAGTCGAGAATGCGAGCGAGCTTGCAAGAGCATATAAAGGTATGGGAGACGTATATTTAAAGAAGCTAGATTTGAATAGAGCTATTGATTGTTTTGAAAAATGTAGAAGGTACGCAGAGCGAATAGGTAATAAATTCCTTACTGGTAGGTCGTTGCTTTCTTTGGGTGAGATTCACTTAAAAAAAGGCGATAGAGATAGGGCAAAGGAATATCTTGACAAATCGTTAGCGGTTTTAAAGCGAATTGATGACAAGCTTGGGATCCAAGCTGTGAATAAACTCTACCGGGAAATAGGGAATAGCGTTACTCAGGTATTACCGTAA